In Theileria equi strain WA chromosome 4 map unlocalized gcontig_1105316255033, whole genome shotgun sequence, the following are encoded in one genomic region:
- a CDS encoding conserved hypothetical protein (encoded by transcript BEWA_015020A) yields the protein MVVCVHCGLKVQTLYHIYGRKSYCLATCTHCGEIADKYVEWELPIVIIGLFLFKIDIYRHLVYNRSSRPFQNDATLSHNRRATILKLMLLSLSVVLLDSFSIITSCAYVTQKCTLCDKSTKLKDQRMMEELLSYFTDASVPYTKEHFIHDDIETSLKRESTLSISSLLSNMARIMFHYSKLNLIERHETTNECSSHINDNRIGKLYLILLQNPTLYNWIKYGIKDCQYISEVEIMTLSICRLLGYYIFISISSIMVSKCRRVKHRKAKGHKHIPDDNESSIINVTFALLLSFHIKALVLMMNIWRPRITILIVIELYIYLSNAIGLRATCNISNITALMMVFFGTIFKLCIYFIWSKVCKMYF from the coding sequence ATGGTAGTTTGCGTTCATTGTGGACTAAAAGTTCAAACGCTATATCACATTTATGGTCGAAAAAGTTACTGCCTAGCAACTTGTACTCATTGCGGTGAGATAGCAGACAAATACGTAGAATGGGAGCTTCCAATCGTGATAATCGGTCTATTTCTCTTTAAGATAGACATATACAGGCATCTAGTATACAACCGATCATCACGTCCATTCCAGAATGATGCTACGCTGTCACACAATAGAAGAGCAACTATCTTAAAGCTTATGCTGCTTTCATTATCAGTGGTACTTTTAGACAGTTTTTCTATCATTACATCTTGTGCATATGTAACACAAAAGTGTACATTGTGCGACAAAAGTACAAAGCTGAAGGATCAGCGCATGATGGAAGAACTGTTGTCCTACTTCACAGATGCTTCTGTACCATACACTAAGGAGCATTTCATCCACGATGATATTGAAACATCACTTAAGCGTGAGTCAACTCTTAGCATCTCTTCATTATTGAGTAATATGGCACGTATCATGTTTCATTACTCAAAGTTGAATCTCATTGAGCGACATGAAACTACTAATGAATGCTCTAGCCATATTAATGATAATAGAATAGGTAAACTTTACTTGATATTATTACAAAACCCAACTCTATACAACTGGATTAAATATGGAATCAAAGATTGTCAGTATATCAGTGAAGTCGAGATAATGACACTTTCAATTTGCAGGTTACTAGGATACTACATATTTATTTCAATTTCGAGTATAATGGTTTCTAAATGTCGCAGGGTGAAACATAGAAAAGCAAAGGGACACAAGCACATCCCAGATGACAATGAGAGTTCAATTATTAATGTGACCTTTGCCCTACTATTAAGCTTTCATATAAAGGCACTTGTTCTCATGATGAACATTTGGCGCCCTAGAATCACCATACTTATCGTAATTGAACTGTACATTTATTTGAGTAATGCAATCGGATTGAGAGCTACCTGTAATATATCTAATATAACAGCACTTATGATGGTGTTTTTTGGCACAATTTTCAAATTGTGCATATATTTCATATGGTCTAAAGTTTGCAAAATGTACTTTTAA
- a CDS encoding peptide chain release factor 1, putative (encoded by transcript BEWA_015030A): protein MTLCQSLIPMLQSKGILYFRQFLGRTSAIERSTIKCARFIMTPSFSSKHYRSYTSKSNVCDKTCLKLQETLKDVNIHELFPIKELSMYYADEYDEELFLEIHKELLSLYYDSYMKILNTTDSSLKILKSRLNEMHLSLFSGNMHKMSECSKIILQVRSGVGGEESAMFASELFKMYENISHDRGFNFVKHNSSTAEITGGTEFFKYEFGVHRVQRIPTNCKRIQTSSAVVLVVPHFDIENVKLKNSDLSIETMRSTGPGGQSVNKSETAVRVLHVPTGITISVQDTSSQIDNKALAIELISQKIREKQLKELEMLRSEIRSSQVKTGDRSEKIRTLNFIHDTIIDHRCKVTLNGIESFLDYGNGIEKIHQSLSDMDETTIVKFMIDNIGPVVEYYKLKHRHK, encoded by the exons CCCAATGTTACAAAGTAAAGGAATCTTATATTTTAGACAGTTTTTAGGTCGTACAAGTGCAATAGAAAGGTCCACTATAAAATGCGCGCGTTTTATAATGACtccttccttttcatcaaaacATTATCGCAGCTATACATCAAAATCTAATGTGTGCGATAAAACATGTTTAAAACTTCAGGAAACACTGAAAGATGTTAATATACATGAATTATTTCCTATAAAGGAACTTTCAATGTACTATGCtgatgaatatgatgaagaacTATTCCTAGAAATTCACAAAGAGCTCTTGTCTTTGTACTATGACTCTTACATGAAAATCCTGAATACTACGGATTCAAGCcttaaaattttaaaatcaaGACTAAACGAAATGCATTTATCATTATTCTCTGGTAATATGCATAAAATGTCAGAATGTAGCAAAATCATCTTACAA GTACGATCTGGTGTTGGAGGCGAGGAATCTGCAATGTTTGCATCAGAactatttaaaatgtacGAAAATATATCACATGATAGAGGGTTCAATTTTGTAAAACACAACAGTTCAACTGCAGAAATAACAG GTGGTACCGAGTTTTTCAAGTATGAATTTGGAGTCCATAGAGTACAAAGAATACCTACAAATTGCAAAAGGATACAAACATCATCTGCTGTTGTTTTGGTGGTACCTCATTTTGACATAGAGAACGTCAAACTAAAAAATTCAGATCTTTCAATAGAAACTATGAGGTCTACTGGACCCGGAGGCCAAAGCGTTAACAAATCTGAAACGGCAGTTCGTGTTTTACATGTTCCTACTGGCATAACGATTTCTGTTCAAGATACAAGTAGCCAA ATCGATAACAAAGCACTAGCTATAGAGCttatatcgcaaaaaaTCAGAGAGAAACAACTGAAGGAATTGGAAATG CTTCGATCTGAAATTAGATCATCGCAAGTGAAAACCGGTGATAGGAGCGAAAAAATTAGGACATTGAATTTCATTCATGATACAATTATAGACCACCGATGTAAGGTTACACTGAATGGAATAGAATCCTTTCTTGATTATGGAAACGGTATAGAAAAGATCCATCAATCTTTATCTGATATGGATGAGACGACCATAGTCAAATTTATGATTGATAATATCGGCCCAGTTGTAGAATATTACAAACTCAAACATAGACATAAGTAA